The DNA segment GGGCGCCGGTAAGCCGTGGCCGCGCTACGGCCGGCAGGCGCTGCATTCGTGGCTGGAACGGTTATCGGCGCCGGAGACGTTCGTATTCTTCAACAATGACCCGGGCGGCGCCGCCGTGATCGATGCCGGAGTTCTCGCCCGGCGGGCCGGCCGCGAGAATCGTGAAATCAGTCACGTCCCGCGAGTGCCGCCTCGATGAGAATCGAATTCCGCGATTTCTATTGGGAATGCGTTTTCCGGGGGCCGGCCGCGGCCGGCCCCCGGAAGTGACGATCAGCTCGCGCGGCGCTCGCGCACCGACTTGCAGTTGACGCACGACGTGGCGGACGGGAAGACCTCCAGCCGCTCCACCGGGATCGGGTTCGAACAGCCCTCGCAGTTGCCGTACGTCCCGTCGTCCAGCCGCTGCATGGCGTGCTCCGCCTGGGTCCGCCGGTCCAGCAGGGTCCGGATCAGCGACGTGGCCGCGTCCCGCTCCGCCGTCTTCGATCCGCTGTCGGCCTGGTCGTCCCCGGCCGCGTCCCCGATCTCCACGAGACGGAGACGTTGGTTCTGCGCT comes from the Actinoplanes sp. OR16 genome and includes:
- a CDS encoding TraR/DksA C4-type zinc finger protein, giving the protein MVAGKGAAGAVKTRSTEEVEQIRVILRGRFDELNAEYEEAVAQNQRLRLVEIGDAAGDDQADSGSKTAERDAATSLIRTLLDRRTQAEHAMQRLDDGTYGNCEGCSNPIPVERLEVFPSATSCVNCKSVRERRAS